A DNA window from Plasmodium vinckei vinckei genome assembly, chromosome: PVVCY_10 contains the following coding sequences:
- a CDS encoding importin-7, putative produces the protein MENVLDVGTFCEMLEGSLSTSRARRIQCEEYLKQVPKIAGYINTTLNIVKSVNTIDDSIRISASIFLKNSIKNNYDSLEKEEICILIKDIYESLLYLEMKDKQLYVQLFEIMKILIHKNFPEDFYILENILNDINQRKDVRKLYVSLYCLKLIFKKLKIKKKENYELYTEILNKYFYPLINCLYDLSSLDINNNDVSEILSIICKIYYYVNDSFLIKEVIILEYMDNYFSLFDHILKNEINIPNYINDENYLKTLPQYKCKRIVLDIVTRLLSRYINANYNKFNNDLSEKFCQNFLNKWLCPFFDDFIIILQTYDRNKKSLTDECLIYIIQGLSYGVENAVIYKNYIKNNIEFLVKNIIFPLLCYSDDDIEKILYDEYDYTMNIFNSYSVEDKKVSVTSFIKDLTRYRGVKHTSELFMLCESVISAYNQNYASIYNDLNTGIISPANPQGADNNPIDTDKLEQVLRNKFCKYKYGALKILECLYNRLCDKKRNMNIEEFLKTYIENDLNSPNYLLCYQSIVTYCSFIKKIEQFKDVNGLLRNYEIILNHMKSSSLLIRVASASYIKKFFKIKNYVLKEAIIKTIPILIERLLNVIKEVKCEYIVMTLDNLAYTYKDYITPYVNDVVIALCSSFVFLINKKEADEENTKGGRTSNSFENSLRNGNTGNAMNNTLTDDNNSLFKDSKFSINGDEKKDKKNENEELDLNSVILSILTAILSLLDSVNESNKAQIYSSTLSYLYVVVDETFKSPSIDYLEEALSLLTNITYYLDIDEQVYMRFEKLYDIFYFNTDDNLKLQELNMIRNNPQLALSTDMILNEKNTDAYFYDFIFDLSFSLGVFDNIISKATQYFVNIYSERYCMKYTHMIYRLGIFALHSRIIKSSCKLFYILFEATVKIRGIDELIEPILTAFSLKLFKHDQVQALLLSQKKAKETPSGADNNGANDGADSLCSEYDEDILSKTSIEYIKKLFYSIIIYNSESFFIFFNKMNKTNYILLFLSNMSDVKINSTRKMYVLAMSAILENIHNPNISMHIPDVNSFIINIANVANDYHINRNNDDSSEKSIDSKSSSGDENSEIDIDENEDATNDKAFKLIKTIEALEKKNDLKIKLKDHVIDNVDELAQIQGDNQTQNKLGRNFNQNADQEEEEDEDDDDDDDDYYDYDDCSDYSSDEYRNGFFDDINPFKTLYDATFNFYKKYENLCNQEILGKIKYLVDADLTAQMQEQSK, from the coding sequence ATGGAAAATGTATTGGATGTGGGAACATTTTGTGAAATGCTGGAAGGATCCCTAAGTACATCAAGGGCAAGACGAATTCAATGTgaagaatatttaaaacagGTTCCGAAAATAGCGGGATATATCAATACAACATTGAACATAGTAAAAAGTGTAAACACAATAGATGACAGTATAAGAATTTCTGCTtcgatatttttaaaaaatagtataaaaaataattatgatagTTTAGAAAAAGAAGAGATATGTATACTTATAAAAGATATTTATGAAAGCTTATTATACTTAGAGATGAAAGACAAACAATTATATGTTCAATTATTTGAgattatgaaaattttaatccATAAGAATTTCCCTGaagatttttatattttagaaaatatattaaatgatataaatcaAAGAAAGGATGTAAGGAAGCTATATGTTAGTTTATACTgcttaaaattaatatttaaaaaattaaaaataaaaaaaaaagagaattatgaattatacacagaaattttaaataaatatttctatcCATTAATAAACTGCCTATATGATTTAAGCTCAttagatataaataataatgacgTGAGTGAAATATTAAGTATTATATGCaaaatttattactatGTTAATGAtagttttttaattaaagaGGTTATAATTTTGGAGTATATGGATAACTATTTTAGTTTATTTGATCATATATTAAagaatgaaataaatataccaAACTATattaatgatgaaaattatcTAAAAACCTTACCACAATATAAATGCAAGAGAATAGTTTTAGACATTGTTACAAGATTATTATCGAGATATATCAATGCTAATTACAATAAGTTTAACAATGATTTAAGCGAAAAATTTTGTcaaaactttttaaataaatggtTATGCCCATTCTTTGAcgattttataataattttgcaAACTTAtgatagaaataaaaaaagtttaacTGACGAATGcttgatatatattatacaagGCTTATCATATGGTGTTGAAAATGcagttatatataaaaattatataaaaaataatatcgaATTTTtggttaaaaatattatattcccATTATTATGCTATAGTGATGAcgatatagaaaaaatactCTACGATGAATATGATTATacaatgaatatatttaacaGCTATTCCGTTGAAGACAAAAAAGTTAGTGTCActtcttttataaaagatCTCACTAGGTATAGGGGAGTAAAACATACATCCGAACTTTTTATGCTTTGCGAAAGTGTTATCAGTGCATATAACCAAAATTATGCTTCCATATATAATGATCTTAATACTGGCATAATTTCACCAGCCAATCCTCAAGGGGCAGATAACAACCCTATAGATACAGACAAACTTGAGCAAGTTTTACGAAacaaattttgtaaatataaatatggtGCACTAAAAATACTAGAATGCTTATATAACAGATTATGTGATAAAAAACGAAATATGAACATAGAAGAATTTTTAAAGacatatatagaaaatgatttaaatagcccaaattatttattatgctATCAATCTATTGTAACATATTGCtcgtttataaaaaaaattgaacaATTTAAAGATGTTAATGGGCTTTTACGTAATTATGAAATCATATTAAATCACATGAAAAGCTCAAGCTTGTTAATTCGTGTAGCTAGTGCAtcttatattaaaaagttctttaaaataaaaaattatgtattaaAAGAAGCCATTATAAAAACCATACCAATTTTAATCGAGCGATTATTGAATGTCATTAAGGAAGTTAAATGTGAATATATTGTTATGACATTAGATAATTTGgcttatacatataaagaCTATATAACACCATATGTTAATGACGTTGTTATAGCACTATGCTCAagttttgtttttctaaTAAATAAGAAAGAAGCAGATGAGGAAAATACTAAAGGAGGTAGAACTTCAAACTCATTTGAAAACAGTTTACGAAATGGTAATACTGGAAATGCAATGAATAATACCTTAAcagatgataataattcacTATTTAAAGATTCAAAGTTTAGTATAAATGgggatgaaaaaaaagataaaaaaaatgaaaatgaagaattAGATTTAAATTCCGTTATTTTATCTATTTTAACTGCTATTTTAAGTTTGCTTGATTCCGTTAATGAAAGTAATAAAGCTCAAATTTATAGTAGCACTTTatcttatttatatgttgtTGTTGATGAAACATTTAAATCACCATCTATTGATTACCTTGAGGAAGCATTATCACTTCTTACTAATATAACATACTATTTAGATATTGATGAACAAGTTTATATGCgctttgaaaaattatatgatatattttatttcaatacCGATGATAATTTGAAATTGCAAGAATTAAATATGATTAGAAATAATCCACAACTTGCTTTAAGCACAGATATGATAttaaacgaaaaaaatacagatgcttatttttatgattttatttttgactTATCATTCTCTCTTGGAGTTTTTGACAATATTATTTCGAAAGCAACCCAATactttgttaatatatatagcgAAAGATACTGTATgaaatatacacatatgaTATATAGATTAGGTATATTTGCTTTACATTCACGAATTATTAAAAGCAGTtgcaaattattttatattttgtttgaaGCTACAGTAAAAATTCGAGGAATCGATGAATTGATAGAACCAATTTTAACAgctttttcattaaaactATTTAAACATGATCAAGTTCaagcattattattaagtCAGAAAAAAGCAAAAGAAACACCATCAGGGGCAGATAATAATGGAGCTAATGATGGGGCTGATAGTTTATGCAGTGAATATGATGAAGATATATTAAGCAAAACAAGTattgaatatattaaaaaattattttattcaatcataatttataattctgaaagtttctttattttttttaacaaaatgaataaaacaaattatatattactatttttatcaaatatgAGTGATGTCAAAATTAATTCAACACGAAAAATGTATGTATTAGCTATGAGTGCAATACttgaaaatatacacaACCCCAATATAAGTATGCACATACCTGACGTCAActcttttataataaacattGCAAATGTTGCAAATGactatcatataaatagaaataatgATGATTCATCAGAAAAATCAATAGATTCAAAATCTTCATCAGGAGATGAAAATAGTGAAATCGACATTGATGAAAATGAGGATGCTACTAATGATAAagcatttaaattaattaaaactATTGAAgctttagaaaaaaaaaatgatctTAAAATTAAGCTTAAAGATCATGTTATAGATAATGTCGATGAATTGGCACAAATACAAGGAGATAATCAAActcaaaataaattaggAAGAAATTTTAATCAAAATGCTGACCaggaagaagaagaagatgaAGATGATGATGATGACGATGATGATTATTATGACTATGACGATTGTTCAGATTATAGTAGCGATGAATATCGAAATGGTTTTTTTGACGATATTAATCCTTTTAAAACTTTATATGACGCAacctttaatttttataaaaaatatgaaaatttatgtaACCAAGAAATATTaggaaaaattaaatatctTGTTGATGCTGACTTAACTGCGCAAATGCAGGAACAgtcaaaataa
- a CDS encoding 60S ribosomal protein L37, putative — MGKAGKGTGSFGKRNGKSHFLCLRCGKRSYHLQKKRCASCGYPDAKKRRFNWSVKAKRRNTIGTGRCRYIKTLRRKLKNKFAEGSTPKPKQR; from the coding sequence atgggTAAAGCTGGAAAAGGTACAGGATCATTTGGTAAGAGAAATGGAAAAAGTCATTTCCTTTGCTTAAGATGTGGAAAAAGGAGTTAtcatttacaaaaaaaaagatgcGCTTCATGCGGATATCCAGATGCTAAGAAAAGAAGATTTAACTGGTCAGTAAAAGctaaaagaagaaatacAATTGGTACTGGACGATgtagatatattaaaactTTGAGGAgaaaactaaaaaataaatttgctGAAGGAAGTACCCCTAAACCCAAACAAAGATAA